The following are encoded together in the Lathyrus oleraceus cultivar Zhongwan6 chromosome 3, CAAS_Psat_ZW6_1.0, whole genome shotgun sequence genome:
- the LOC127129520 gene encoding uncharacterized protein LOC127129520 gives MVDRRRGRGRPRTQNSDFEPPSGSEGFQWPQFMQQMQQKHNQFMQQMMQQWNGGLYPQGVPQVAVGGSFRDFFRMNPPEFHDGLNPVKAQEWITGMERIFRIVHYSEENKVVFASHMMKCSTVRWWESASTLMTNQGIPRDWEHFKTIFLDKYFPSSLRTQKEFEFQQLRQGTMSVAAYAEKFEDMAAYSRQAAYAPDERWKIDQFLFGLRGEISHSVSQREFTSYAELLRQCYVAENSLKKVQEERDQHRSGQRDQERPGNQFKPRSQAFKGKQMQHARPNQPPQCQLCNKYHFRRCVVSGIRCFTCQKEGDQSPFMLEGHMSKECPQNKNQMQGRSASRVYTLDARKDKSNNALIAGTCLVNDHPCFVLFDCGATHSFVSIRCMKRLGLQAIPLSHPMVVTTSMDDMVETPLICENCLLSVNGRVFQIDLICLPLKKVDVVLGMDWLSTNSVFIGCEEKLIIIPSSEANPKDVLTTILEVLLALTKESSDNLNVTQIPVVCEFPEVFLEDVSSLPPEREVEFSIDMVHGMAPISVSPYRMAPLELRELKNQLEELLTKNFIRPSVSPWGAPVLLVKKKDDSMRLCIDYRQLNKVTIKNKYPLPQIDDLLDQLKGAYVFSKIDLRSGYHQIIVKSSDVPKTAFRTRYGHYEFLVMPFGVTNAPAVFMDYMNRIFQPYLDQFVGDLY, from the exons ATGGTTGATAGACGCAGAGGTCGTGGTAGACCCAGAACCCAAAATTCGGACTTTGAACCTCCAAGTGGTAGTGAAGGTTTTCAATGGCCTCAGTTTATGCAACAGATGCAACAAAAACATAATCAATTCATGCAACAAATGATGCAGCAGTGGAATGGTGGTTTGTATCCTCAAGGAGTTCCACAGGTAGCTGTAGGTGGTAGTTTCCGAGATTTCTTCCGCATGAATCCTCCGGAATTTCATGATGGGTTGAATCCTGTGAAGGCTCAGGAGTGGATAACTGGTATGGAAAGGATTTTTCGGATAGTGCACTATAGTGAAGAAAACAAGGTTGTGTTTGCTTCTCACATGATGAAGTGTTCAACTGTGAGATGGTGGGAGAGTGCTTCGACTCTTATGACCAATCAAGGAATACCTAGGGATTGGGAGCATTTTAAGACTATTTTCTTGGATAAGTATTTTCCTAGTTCTTTGAGGACCCAGAaagagtttgaatttcaacaacTCAGGCAGGGAACTATGTCAGTAGCTGCGTATGCTGAGAAGTTCGAAGATATGGCTGCATATTCTAGACAAGCCGCATACGCACCTGATGAGAGGTGGAAGATTGATCAGTTTCTTTTTGGTCTGAGGGGTGAAATTTCTCATAGTGTTTCTCAAAGGGAATTCACTTCTTATGCTGAATTGTTAAGGCAATGTTATGTGGCTGAGAATAGTTTGAAGAAAGTTCAAGAAGAAAGGGATCAGCACAGGAGTGGGCAGAGAGACCAAGAAAGGCCAGGAAACCAGTTCAAGCCTAGATCTCAGGCTTTCAAGGGGAAACAGATGCAACATGCAAGACCTAACCAACCTCCTCAATGTCAATTGTGTAACAAGTATCATTTTAGAAGATGTGTTGTAAGTGGAATTAGGTGTTTTACTTGTCAGAAGGAGggtgatcagtcaccatttatgctag agGGACACATGTCTAAGGAATGTCCTCAGAATAAGAATCAGATGCAGGGGAGGAGCGCCAGTCGAGTTTATACTTTGGATGCAAGAAAGGATAAGAGCAACAATGCCTTAATTGCTGGTACGTGTCTCGTCAATGATCATCCTTGTTTTGTATTATTTGATTGTGGGGCGACACACTCTTTTGTATCAATTCGGTGCATGAAGCGTCTTGGCTTGCAAGCAATTCCCTTGTCTCATCCTATGGTGGTTACTACCTCCATGGATGATATGGTTGAGACACcgttgatttgtgaaaattgtttgCTCTCGGTGAATGGTAGAGTTTTTCAGATTGATCTTATTTGTTTACCACTTAAGAAGGTTGATGTGGTTTTGGGGATGGATTGGCTTTCCACCAACTCGGTGTTTATTGGTTGTGAAGAGAAGTTGATTATCATTCCATCTAGTGAAGCTAATCCAAAGGATGTGTTAACTACAATCTTGGAAG TTCTCTTGGCTCTTACCAAGGAATCTAGCGATAATCTGAATGTTACACAAATCCCTGTTGTTTGTGAATTTCCGGAAGTTTTTCTTGAGGATGTCTCCTCTCTTCCTCCTGAAAGGGAAGTGGAATTCTCTATTGATATGGTACATGGGATGGCACCAATCTCTGTCTCTCCGTATCGCATGGCGCCACTAGAGTTGAGAGAGTTGAAGAATCAATTGGAAGAGTTATTAACCAAGAATTTTATCCGACCTAGTGTCTCACcatggggagctccagtgttaCTAGTAAAGAAGAAGGACGATAGTATGCGGTTGTGTATTGATTATCGCCAGTTGAATAAAGTTACCATCAAGAACAAGTACCCTCTGCCTCAGATAGACGATTTGTTAGATCAGTTGAAAGGAGCCTACGTGTTCTCGAAGATTGATCTACGGTCGGGCTATCATCAAATAATAGTTAAGAGTTCGGATGTGCCAAAGACCGCATTTAGAACTCGATATGGCCATTATGAGTTCCTTGTAATGCCGTTTGGTGTAACGAATGCCCCAGCTGTTTTCATGGACTATATGAATCGGATATTCCAACCCTACTTGGACCAGTTCGTGGGTGATCTTTATTGA